Proteins co-encoded in one Candidatus Auribacterota bacterium genomic window:
- a CDS encoding BrnA antitoxin family protein, with the protein MKKKIRYISEPIGEYRVVKDFLPSPENLVFKEQKVKVTIALSKASVDFFKKESKKHHTQYQTMIRRLLDCYTAAHQNRLASQSS; encoded by the coding sequence ATGAAGAAGAAAATCAGATACATCAGTGAGCCAATCGGCGAATATCGCGTGGTAAAAGATTTTCTGCCCTCACCCGAGAATCTTGTTTTCAAAGAGCAGAAGGTCAAAGTCACTATCGCCCTCAGCAAGGCCAGCGTAGATTTCTTTAAAAAAGAATCTAAAAAGCACCATACGCAATATCAAACAATGATAAGGCGGCTTCTGGATTGTTATACGGCAGCGCATCAGAATCGGCTAGCGAGCCAATCAAGCTGA